Proteins encoded by one window of Mycolicibacterium sp. ND9-15:
- a CDS encoding DUF3107 domain-containing protein — protein sequence MEVKIGVTDSPRELSFNSAQTPSEVEQLFTDALAKDSGVLALTDEKGRRFLVQTSKIAYVEIGAADVRRVGFGVGLGAKTG from the coding sequence GTGGAGGTCAAGATCGGTGTCACGGACAGCCCGCGCGAGCTGAGCTTCAACAGCGCGCAGACACCAAGCGAGGTGGAGCAGTTGTTCACGGACGCGCTGGCCAAGGACTCGGGCGTGCTGGCCCTCACCGACGAGAAGGGCCGGCGTTTCCTGGTGCAGACGTCCAAGATCGCCTACGTGGAGATCGGCGCCGCCGATGTGCGGCGCGTCGGTTTCGGGGTCGGGCTCGGGGCTAAGACCGGGTAA